A window of the Haloquadratum walsbyi C23 genome harbors these coding sequences:
- a CDS encoding glutaredoxin family protein, translating to MSNLTLYELSGCPYCAKVIDKLDELGLEYDSVSVPRAHSERTEVESISNQTGVPVLVDEANDVSGMPESDDIVTYLEKTYAN from the coding sequence ATGTCTAATCTTACGCTGTACGAACTTAGCGGCTGTCCATACTGTGCAAAGGTTATCGATAAACTCGATGAACTCGGATTAGAGTATGATTCCGTTTCGGTTCCGCGGGCACACAGTGAACGGACGGAAGTCGAATCGATCAGTAATCAAACCGGAGTTCCCGTGCTTGTTGACGAAGCCAATGATGTCTCAGGAATGCCAGAAAGCGATGATATCGTTACATATCTTGAAAAGACGTATGCAAACTGA
- a CDS encoding TRAM domain-containing protein: MDIEGQLECLFSAQVQESNGQSVIEIPANEITLGDINTETTYRVALLSDSPVDGDENKSTSTEYATATTSDTIPIQSNSSSNSDVSISSSATQSSVSSSTEARVDSASGHNANTDRPDPPVDEGEQRIVTIEDTGDYGDGLTRVERGFVVIVPDATEGDRVAIEITSVKETVAFADVVERFDEEG, encoded by the coding sequence ATGGATATTGAAGGTCAACTTGAGTGTTTGTTTTCTGCACAGGTACAGGAGAGCAATGGACAATCAGTCATTGAAATCCCAGCGAATGAGATTACCCTCGGCGATATCAACACCGAAACTACATATCGAGTAGCGCTTCTCTCGGACTCACCAGTGGATGGCGATGAGAATAAGTCTACAAGCACTGAGTACGCGACTGCGACAACATCAGATACCATTCCAATACAGTCCAACAGCTCTTCAAACTCAGATGTATCAATATCATCATCCGCTACGCAATCATCTGTCTCATCATCTACAGAGGCGCGAGTGGACAGTGCATCTGGTCATAACGCGAATACAGACCGGCCGGACCCGCCGGTTGATGAAGGCGAACAGCGAATTGTTACAATCGAAGATACTGGTGACTATGGTGATGGATTAACGCGGGTTGAGCGCGGGTTTGTCGTCATTGTCCCCGATGCAACAGAGGGTGACCGGGTTGCGATTGAAATCACATCTGTCAAAGAAACAGTCGCTTTTGCCGACGTTGTTGAACGATTTGACGAGGAAGGGTAG
- a CDS encoding tRNA(Ile)(2)-agmatinylcytidine synthase → MTVIGIDDTDSRNRGMCTTYLATRIATAIEHAGGTVERRLLIRLNPAVEHKTRGNAAIALHTDIDPTDAVEISTQFIDSLAISDDPNTSPGVVITDTCTPHSVADSVIDFCWDAIREFHTIADTVDLIEQVGYHHQGWDGGRGRIGALAAVGAWAALTEWTIEHIAYRQFNRCGTDRDVDEKSVFEAAKRQYPAVWDTVDREEDDAVCVPNAPGPILYGIRGDDVAAVKTVAAEIDSEPVERSSTFITNQGTDIHLRPGTIGSLRDNRAYRVTGTVITDPETRPGGHVFVTLGKRETTEEDHIEETSSKESAVLTDTHHLRTKPSNPDITDQNVSSTITCVAFEPTKRFRQWVRKLRVGDIITACGEVSNGTLKLEKFAIRSLTRTTKTTPICPGCNRTMKSAGRNQGYRCRDCGTSSPTQNKKSLDRVLSLKWYEVPPCARRHIAQPLIRGDFDAPIMPER, encoded by the coding sequence ATGACGGTCATCGGTATCGATGATACTGACTCTCGTAACCGTGGGATGTGTACAACATACCTCGCAACCCGGATTGCGACAGCAATTGAACATGCTGGCGGCACTGTCGAACGCCGCCTTTTAATCCGCTTGAATCCAGCAGTCGAGCATAAAACCCGGGGGAACGCAGCAATTGCGCTTCATACCGATATTGACCCCACAGATGCAGTTGAGATATCAACGCAATTCATCGACTCACTTGCAATAAGTGATGATCCAAATACAAGTCCTGGGGTAGTCATTACCGATACTTGTACTCCACATTCAGTTGCTGATTCGGTCATTGACTTCTGTTGGGATGCAATTCGCGAATTTCACACAATAGCCGACACAGTCGATCTTATCGAGCAGGTTGGGTATCATCATCAGGGATGGGATGGCGGTCGTGGGCGGATTGGGGCGCTTGCTGCTGTTGGAGCATGGGCTGCTCTGACAGAGTGGACAATTGAACACATCGCATATCGTCAGTTTAATCGCTGCGGAACCGACCGTGATGTCGATGAGAAATCGGTATTCGAGGCTGCCAAAAGGCAATATCCAGCAGTGTGGGATACAGTCGACCGTGAGGAAGATGATGCTGTCTGCGTCCCAAATGCGCCAGGACCAATCCTCTATGGTATTCGTGGTGATGACGTTGCAGCGGTCAAAACCGTTGCGGCAGAAATCGATAGCGAACCAGTTGAACGATCATCGACATTTATTACGAATCAGGGAACGGATATCCATCTTCGTCCAGGGACAATTGGCTCATTACGAGATAATCGTGCATATCGCGTGACTGGTACTGTGATTACAGACCCGGAGACACGTCCAGGCGGGCATGTATTTGTAACTCTTGGGAAGAGAGAAACAACCGAAGAGGACCATATCGAAGAAACAAGTAGTAAAGAAAGTGCCGTGCTCACAGATACGCATCATCTGCGAACAAAACCATCGAATCCAGATATCACCGATCAGAATGTATCATCAACTATCACATGCGTTGCATTCGAACCAACGAAGCGCTTCCGCCAATGGGTCCGCAAACTTCGCGTTGGTGACATTATTACTGCCTGTGGAGAGGTGTCAAATGGAACGCTCAAATTGGAGAAATTCGCTATTCGTTCACTCACTAGAACAACTAAGACAACACCAATCTGCCCCGGATGCAATCGGACTATGAAGAGTGCTGGCCGGAATCAAGGATACCGATGTCGTGACTGTGGTACGTCATCTCCAACTCAAAATAAAAAGTCGCTTGATCGAGTATTATCACTGAAATGGTATGAAGTTCCTCCGTGTGCTCGTCGACATATTGCTCAACCGCTCATTCGTGGTGACTTTGATGCCCCAATTATGCCTGAGCGATAG
- a CDS encoding DUF7382 domain-containing protein → MFENIRRFVDDDRAIEGLPIRLVIALVVGVATLSVMLNMLSGVQGLGVTELDVQPSEEVLSPGEHTIELTVVEPDGAPVEAAIVIIKAGSARIDGVITATTGPDGSATLNINPRIRANQQTGTLRIDIKPPASGSYADRRANTDILIVDE, encoded by the coding sequence ATGTTTGAAAATATCCGGCGCTTCGTCGATGACGATCGTGCAATTGAGGGGCTCCCAATTCGACTTGTCATTGCACTCGTCGTTGGGGTTGCAACACTAAGCGTTATGCTTAATATGCTTTCAGGGGTGCAAGGGCTTGGTGTGACTGAACTTGATGTTCAACCATCTGAGGAGGTATTATCCCCGGGCGAACATACAATTGAATTGACTGTTGTTGAACCGGATGGAGCACCTGTTGAAGCAGCCATAGTCATTATCAAGGCAGGAAGTGCTCGAATTGATGGTGTGATAACCGCTACAACTGGACCTGATGGGTCCGCGACTCTTAATATCAACCCTCGGATACGCGCAAATCAACAAACTGGAACATTGCGCATTGATATTAAGCCGCCAGCAAGCGGTTCGTATGCTGACCGACGAGCCAATACTGATATTCTAATTGTCGATGAGTGA
- a CDS encoding transcriptional regulator has product MSRSALVGNITAMLEDAGFLVSDRCAIRPKSFDVAARRGEDLVLLKILGNVDALDRMTGAEMRRLGGYLDATPLVIGVRTRDEDLKPNVVYFRHGVPVLSPDTAMDLFVEGVPPLIYAAPGGLYVNIDGDLLADEREERGWSLGRLATELGVSRRTVSKYEDGMNASIEIAIQLEEVFDEPFSSPLEVMEGAESVRDSEPTPDDPDPDADDEHVVHILTRAGFTVHPTARAPFKAVGEDDDNRRGVMSLLTGHSSFTKSAKKRARIMSSLGEVTQTRAVYFTETDAKRDAVKGTALVSCAELDAVDDPAAIRDLIRERSQKPTEA; this is encoded by the coding sequence ATGTCACGGTCCGCACTAGTCGGAAATATCACGGCGATGTTAGAGGATGCCGGGTTTCTGGTGAGCGACCGCTGTGCGATTCGGCCAAAGAGTTTCGATGTTGCCGCACGGCGAGGTGAGGACCTTGTGTTATTAAAGATTCTTGGAAACGTCGATGCACTTGATAGAATGACAGGTGCAGAGATGCGTCGACTTGGTGGATATCTGGATGCAACACCGCTCGTCATTGGGGTCCGGACGCGCGATGAAGATCTTAAGCCAAATGTTGTCTATTTTAGACATGGTGTTCCGGTATTGAGTCCTGATACTGCAATGGATCTCTTTGTTGAGGGCGTCCCACCACTGATCTATGCAGCACCTGGTGGGTTATATGTCAATATCGATGGCGACCTTCTTGCAGATGAGCGCGAAGAGCGAGGATGGAGTCTTGGACGATTGGCGACCGAGCTTGGTGTCTCACGACGGACTGTATCAAAATATGAAGATGGGATGAATGCAAGTATTGAGATTGCAATTCAACTCGAAGAGGTATTTGATGAGCCATTTTCAAGTCCTCTCGAGGTGATGGAGGGTGCAGAGTCGGTCCGTGACTCTGAGCCAACACCTGATGACCCGGATCCTGATGCTGATGACGAGCATGTTGTACATATTCTCACTCGTGCTGGATTTACCGTGCATCCAACTGCTCGGGCCCCATTCAAAGCCGTTGGAGAAGATGATGACAATCGCCGTGGAGTGATGTCATTACTCACGGGTCATTCTTCATTCACGAAAAGTGCAAAAAAGCGTGCGCGAATTATGTCCTCATTGGGTGAGGTCACACAAACGCGTGCTGTCTATTTCACTGAAACTGATGCAAAACGGGATGCGGTCAAAGGGACCGCCCTTGTCAGTTGTGCAGAGCTTGATGCTGTTGATGACCCAGCAGCAATTCGCGATCTCATCCGTGAGCGATCACAAAAACCGACTGAAGCATAA
- a CDS encoding ATP-binding protein, which produces MSKYFSVIGQEDTDDTDDTEATGPIGHLGTYRARDGSMGAHVGIDFDRPHATLIVGKRGYGKSYTLGVLIEEAARTHGITPVVIDPMGVFDTVTSDSDGDPVPAQIERTPKIRTGAVSPAHWPALLGSDPNSPPGTLIWDAAAAMETLSAMIDYITDSMVADHVQRAALNRLQRAMTWDVFDPAGVDAETLSGDAATIFDCHNLADAAMNAFVAGVAGELYTARLSEQIDTLPWLFIDEAHVYFNGVAADILQTLLTRGRAPGVSIVIATQRPSALPAVATSQSDIRIVHRLTAGSDVRALAASDPVYLDADLASIMPNRPGEVLVIDDTAETVHHIRIRKRDTPHGGASPRISD; this is translated from the coding sequence ATGTCGAAGTATTTCAGCGTTATTGGGCAAGAGGATACCGACGATACCGACGATACCGAGGCTACTGGACCAATCGGTCATCTTGGAACGTATCGTGCACGAGATGGGAGTATGGGTGCTCATGTCGGCATCGATTTTGATCGACCCCATGCAACTCTTATTGTCGGTAAACGCGGCTATGGAAAATCCTATACACTTGGTGTGCTGATAGAAGAAGCTGCTCGCACTCACGGTATCACACCAGTTGTCATCGATCCTATGGGCGTCTTTGACACTGTAACCAGCGATTCAGACGGTGATCCGGTACCAGCACAGATTGAGAGAACACCGAAGATACGAACCGGTGCCGTTTCACCCGCTCACTGGCCAGCACTCCTGGGTTCAGACCCTAATAGTCCTCCTGGAACGTTAATTTGGGATGCAGCAGCCGCTATGGAGACACTTTCGGCAATGATCGACTATATTACTGATTCGATGGTTGCTGACCATGTCCAACGCGCTGCATTGAATCGACTTCAACGAGCAATGACATGGGACGTGTTTGACCCAGCAGGAGTCGATGCTGAGACACTTTCTGGAGATGCAGCGACTATTTTTGATTGTCACAATCTTGCGGATGCAGCGATGAATGCATTCGTTGCTGGTGTCGCAGGAGAGTTATACACTGCGCGTCTTTCTGAGCAGATTGATACACTTCCATGGCTGTTTATCGATGAAGCACACGTTTATTTCAACGGTGTCGCAGCTGATATACTACAAACACTACTCACCCGTGGGCGTGCGCCAGGTGTTTCGATCGTTATTGCGACACAACGACCCAGCGCGCTTCCCGCTGTTGCCACTTCACAGTCTGATATCCGAATTGTCCATCGATTGACTGCTGGGTCAGATGTTCGTGCACTCGCCGCTTCGGATCCAGTTTATCTGGATGCTGACCTCGCCTCAATAATGCCGAATCGCCCCGGTGAGGTGCTTGTTATTGACGATACTGCTGAGACTGTTCACCACATTCGAATTCGAAAACGAGATACACCACATGGTGGTGCTAGTCCACGAATTAGTGATTAA